Within the Ignavibacteria bacterium genome, the region GTAAAGCGTATTGTATTCCAATATTATTTCCACCGGCAAAACGTAAATTCTCTTTATTGACGAGTAATTCTACGTTTGGAAAATCAGTACGAATTGCCTCAACGCTTCCATCGTGCGAAGCATTATCTACAACAAGAATTTTGAAATTTGAATACGAAACTTTCTGCAGCGAAGACAAACATTCAAGCGTATCGTTTTTCCCGTTCCAATTGACAAGAATTATGTAAACGAGTGGAGACAAAATTATATCAATTGTTTTTTTATTCGTTCACAATCAGCATCCACCATCATTATTACAAGATTTTCAAACGATGTTTTCGCATTCCATCCAAGATTAGTAAATGCTTGAGAAGCGTTTCCAAGCAAACGAAATGTATCCGTTTTCCGGAAAAATTTGGGGTCGCTTACTACGTGATTATGCATTTCCAATCCAACACGATGGAATGCAATTTCGCAAAAATCTTTTACGCTATGGGAAACACCCGTTGCAATAACATAATCTTGCGGCGTTTCTTGTTGTAGCATTAACCACATTGCTTCGACATAATCTCCGGCAAATCCCCAATCGCGTTCAGCGGATAAATTTCCAAGAACAATGTTATCGTCAAGCCCGCACTTAATTCGCGCTACGCCGTTTGTAATTTTTCTTGTAACAAATTCAAGCCCGCGGCGTGGCGATTCGTGGTTATAAAGAATTCCGGAAACAGCGAAAAGGTTATAGTTCTCACGATAGTTTACCGTTACAAAATGTCCGTACGCTTTTGCCGCACCGTATAGCGTTCGCGGAGAGAACGGAGTGCGTTCGTTTTGTGGAACATCGTGGACGTTGCCGAACATTTCACTGCTGCTCGCTTGATAAAAACGAATCTTCTTGTTCACGAGACGCACAGCTTCCAACATTTTTGTTACACTGATTGCGTTGAAATCCGCGCTCAATATCGGTTGCGTCCACGATGTAGGAACAAATGAATGTGAAGCAAGATTGTAAATTTCATCAGGGTTTGCTTCTTCCAGTAGTCTGATAATAGAAAGTTGGTCAAGCAAATCCGCTTTACGCAAAATGAGTTTGTCGCGGATGTGTTCAATGCGTTCAAATTTTTCCGTAATGTCGTGGCGAACCATTCCATAAACAGTGTAGTTTTTATGCAATAATAGTTCGGCAAGGTAGGACCCGTCTTGTCCAGAAATACCGGTTATGAGTGCAGTTTTCACCATAGAGAATTATGAAATCATTCAGAATTATTTTTTTGTGCAATCATTGTTATTCTGTCTCCGAACACATTGAGCGTGCGTGTTAATACGTAATTGGGATATTGAAAAAATTTCTTTGCAAGATTATGAAGTAATGAATTTCTCAAAGCTATTTCCGACGGCTTCATCGCAGTACTTTGTATCTCAACAACGGTAAATCCATTTTGTATAAGTAAATATTTTATGCTTGTCGGACGAAATTCCAACAAATGATACGGCGGAAGATTTACCGTTGCATTTTTTCGTAGAATGCGATAAGCAAAAAAGCCAAAGCGTGAAAATAGCGTGTTCGTCTGTGTTGGGCATAATATAATAACACGGGCATTCGGTTTTGAAATGCGATGAATTTCTTTCATTACAGAAACGGGATTGGGAATATGTTCAAGTACGTCGCCTATGAAAACGGTATCGAAAAAATTCTGTTCATAGTTTGCAGAAAGTACATCACCGGTAATCACGTTGAGTCCGAACTTATTTCTCGCATTTTGAGCTGCTTCATCGGAAAGTTCAACGCCGTACGTTTCGTAACCTTTTTCACGGACTGCGTTCAGGAGATGCCCGCTTGCGCATCCAACATCCAAAAACGTTCCACGGGGTTGCTGTCGAGAAATTTTTTCAAGAAGTTCATGGCTAATTATTCGTTCACCTTCTTCTTCAAAACAATTTCCCGCGTGACCACAACGATATTCTCCGCGTTCAAAATAATCACGCGAGTATAATTCAACAAGTTCTTGCGATGTTGGTTGCGGATGAATGAAAATCATTCCGCACTGTTTGCATTTCATTGCTTGAAGCCATTTTTTTTTGAACTTGTAACCAAAAGGAATTTGATGGATGGAGCATGACGAACAAAGGATGCAAGAAATATTTTTTTCACTCATAGAAATAAAACAAGAAAAATATAATGATTTACTATTTTGGAATTTTATTTTGTGAAAAATAAAAAAAGGGCGCAGCAAACGCCGCGTCCTTTTTCGTTCGGGAAGAATTCTGATACTATTTTACCAGCATCATTTTTTGCGTTGAAACGAAACTCCCTGCAGAGAGTTTGTAAATGTATGTGCCCGAAGGTAGATTTGACGCATCAAATTCTATGGTGTAGTATCCTGCATCTTGTGTTTTGTTGATTAACGTACGGATTTCTCGTCCAAGAATGTCGTAGATTTTCAACGTTACCAACTGCGTTCCTGCGAGCGAATACTGAATTTTCGTCGCTGGGTTAAACGGATTAGGATAATTTTGCAAAAGCACGTATTGAGAAGGAGCAGAAGAATTATTGTCCCTTACTCCAACAATACCATCTACAAAATTCAATGCACCAATGACAAAGCGTTCAACGGGTGAACCGGGAGGACTATCAATAGCAGGTCGTAATGAACTAATATCAACACCAAACGTAGCAACGGTAAAATTATCGGTTAAATTACCAATTGCATTTAAACTATCAAGTCCGCGGAATTGATACAATGGCACCCAATTGGTTCCGATGTATGGTCCTAAAACTTCAGGATAGACACCAATGGTACTGTCTGCGATGCCGGAATTAATTTCGACACCAACTAATCCTTGATTTGCACCTGATGTTGGACGGTCTGCAAGATAGTCAACGCCTAAATAATTGTTCAAGAAATCTAAATCAAGATTTGATGAACCGGGACGTCCGTGTTGCCATCCAATATCTTCCGAAAAAACAATTAGTTTTGATTTCATACCGGAAGTACCGCCGCTTAAATATGCTTTGATAGAGTCGCGTTGTACAGCAGATGCAGTGCTCGTATTTTCACCTAACCAAATTACTTTTTTGAAATCGCGTAATGAAAAAGAAATAGTTGAACTTATTGTGCCGCGATTCATAATTTCGTATGTAATGCCATATCTTGCAAGAACTGCGGTTACAGAATCAAGACTTGTTCTGCTATCCGTAATTGTTGAATCGTATGTTACTAATACTTCGCCACGCCCCTGACGTTTCAGCGTGAGGTCAAACGTTTGCGCCGATTTCAACGAATCGTTGCCCGCATAGCCCCACACAGCCCATTGACCGATAACGGAATCTCCGGGATTTAATCCGAAACTTGCTAACGTTGCGTCAACTTCGTAGTTCTTCATAGTCATCATCGTATCCAATCCATCATTGTTAGAAATCATTGTGAACACGGGGGTAGCAATGGATGGAATTCCAAATTTCCATTGATACATAACTCCCGGACCCGAAGAACCCCAGTTAATCATTACCGTTGAGGAATTGTTGGAAGACGTTACAAGTGTTGCGCCCGATGGAGGGGAATACAAATTAAACGGCGAAAGAGTAGGAAGTTCGCGTTTCAACGTAATCGCGCGTGGACCGTTGGTAGATTTTAATGAGTCATTTTCTGCATTGTTTCTGTACGCCCAAATGTCCCAAGACCCAACGAGTGATTCACCTTGAGCAACGCCTGCATCATTTAGGATTTCATCTAATTCTCCCAATGTCATCGTCAAAGAATTAGTTGAGGAAAATTGCGTAAGTAATCGTTGCGGCAACGCTGTTCCGAATACCCAATTGTATGTTGCTCCTGCTGCTGCGGTATCCCAAGCAAACGTGATGTCGTCGTGAGAACCGGGAAATGTTGTTACGGTTATTCCGGCTTCGGGAGAATTTATGACAAAAGGATTGAGCGGACCTGATTCGGTATTTGCTAATTCCAATCCGAATAATCTATCGGGAGCTCCTTGAAATACGCCGCCAAGTGTTGCTTTTCCCATAGCCAATCCTTTGGTGATGAATAAACCGCCTGCAATTGCATTTGCTCCTGCTGTAGTAATTTTCGTTTTGATGTCAAACGTTACCCCTGTTGCTTGAAGCGTTGTCAAATCAAATTGATGAATCAGCTGGGGAAAACCTTGTCCTTGACTTTGGTCCCATACCCACAAAAACGGACCTTCGGGGGTATAGGGGTCGTACGCAGAACCATATTTTGCTGTTAATACATTGGTCATCGTTGCAATAACTGTTCCGGTTCTGCTTACACAAGTGAGAGCATCATTCCAACCGCTTACCCAAAATCCGTCGCGAATCTGGTCATAAGCAATAGAGCGGATACTCGCAACAGACGTTGTAATTGTGCTAATAACTGACATTATTGTCGGGTCAATAACAGCAATCATATTTCCTGCGGCAATTCCTCCGTATAAATATTGACCATCCCACGCTAAATCCCGAACGCCGGTTGCGCCGGAATAATTACCTAATGGCAATGAATCTATAAATGTTCCGTCGGATGCGAAACGCAAGAACATATTTCTGTTCCATTTGGTAACATAAAATATGTCGCCGGCATATTCTGCTCCGGCGCTTCCTAAACCTGAAAGCGCTTGTAAATCATAATCAAACTGAACATCCCATTGTTCTTCTGAAAACTGACTTGAAGAAATAGGAATATCCGTTGGTTTGAACGGGCTTCTCTCTGCTTCCTGAGCAAATAACTTTATTCCAGAAAAAAGCACGAGAACGAAAAGTAAATAACGATACAACATTGAATTGTTTTCCTTATGAATTTGTGAAAAAAAATTATTGCTTAATATATCGGAATATGAATTGTAATTCAAAGGTAAAGAAAAAAAATTTAGATAAATTCATTTGTTATTTAAGCACTACGAACTTCTTCGTTTCTGTGTTGCACAACTTACCATGTTGTGTAACGAATATGCGATAAACATACATTCCGCTTGTTAAAGCACTTGCATCAAACTCAACTTCGTGTTTCCCCGCTTCTTTTGTTTCGTTATTTAATAGTGTTGCCATTTCTCTTCCGAGAATATCGAATACTTTCAGCGTAACATTACTAATTGCCAACATCGAAAAGCCAATAGTCGTTTTCGGATTGAACGGATTCGGATAGTTTTGCGAAAGTGAAACCGCAGAAGGAATGTTATTAGAAATTTCTTGCGCACCCATAATTATATTGTACGAAAACGCAGACCGTCCATGAGTAAACGCAACAAGTTTTCGCGTCGGTGAATGAAGCGTTAAATCGTGAACGGAAACATCGGGAAAATTTTCGCCGAGAATATTCCACGTTTCTCCTACATTTGTTGTGAACATAACGTTCAAATCCGTTGCGATATAAAGATGCGAACGATTTTGCTCGTCCACAATGACATCATTGATAGGAATATCGGGGAGCGATTCGCCGATGTTGCTCCACGTTGCACCGAAATTGGTTGTTCGAAAAATATGTCCTCCAAAATCATACACATTGAAACCGGAAAGAGTTACATACGCAATGTTTGCAGATTCCGGGTCAACGCTTACACGCGTTGCCCAACGATTCGGAAGCGAGTCGTCAATGTTTACCCAGTTTGTTCCGCCGTTGGTTGTTACCCACACGCGCGAGTCATCTGTTCCGACATAAATAACATTCGAATCCGTTTGCGAAACATCAATCGTAGAAATTGTTCCCACTCGTCCACCGTTCCCGTATGTTAAATCGCCGCTGATGGCAGTCCAGTTTTGCATATTATCTTTTGTACGATACACGCGTTGCGTTCCTACGTATAATGTTTTGGGATGCTGCAAATCCATTGCAATCGGTGTTGACCAATTAAATCTGTCGTTGGCGCCTATTCCGTTCGTTCCGTCCTCAAACGAATTTCCGCCATCGGTAGAAAATCCTAAACCACCGTTTTGATATTCTGCATAAACAAAATTAGAATCCGTCGGGTCAACGAGACAGTAAAAACCATCGCCTCCATAAATTTCAGACCAACTACTGTGGGTGCTATTGCTTGTTCTCAATGTTCCGTTATCCTGCGTTCCGCCAAGAAGTTTATTCGAAAACTGAAAATCTATTGTTCCCGCATAAAACTGTGTTATCGGAAGATTCAATGATTTATTCCACGATGTTCCTCCGTTGGTTGAAACAAAAATTCCGCCGTCGTTTCCCAAAACAATTTTATTCGGATTCGATGGAGCGTATTCCATAGCGTGTTGGTCAACGTGTACATCAAATGAAAGAATGTCTGAAAATGAAGTTCCTCCGTTCGTGGATTTGTAAAACGAAGTCATTCCTAACCAAACGACGTTCGCATTGGTCGGATGAACAACGATAATATTATTGTACCACACCTGCGACTCGAACATTTCCGCGCCATCATTAACCTGATGCCAATCATTTCCTCCATTCGTAGATTTGTAAACTCCTTTTACGTTCACACCGTCTGCAACAAGCGCAAATATCGTATTTGGGTTTGAAGACGAAATTGCAAGCGAAATTCTTCCAAGATTTTCATCGTTATTTGGAAATCCGGCTGTTACTTGCGTCCAGTTCTCTCCTCCGTTGGTTGAAAGAAAAAGTCCGCTTGCAACACCGGAAATAACACTGTACCGCGGCGTTCGGTACCGTGTCCACATTGCCGCAAACATTCTGCTCGAATTCATTGGATGAAAAACAATATCTGTTGCTCCCGTCGTATCGTTGAGAAAGAGAACGCGATTCCAGTTTGCACCTCCGTTGGAAGACTTGAACACTCCGCGCTCTTGTGTTTTTCCGCGATACAAACCAAGCGCGGCAACAAAAATTTCTTGCGGATAATTGGGATTGACAACTATTTTTCCGATGTGTCCCGTGCTTTCCAAACCAATGTTTGCCCACGTTTCACCGCCGTTGGTTGTTTTCCATACGCCGTTTCCGGGATACGTTGCAACTCCCGCAGGATTCGCTTCTCCCGTTCCGACATAGATACAATTAGGATTTGTCGGGTCGAACGAAAGCGCGCCGATGGAAAAATGTTCGTTGAAAATATTTGTCCACGTGTTCCCATTATCTGTTGTTTTCCATACGCCGCCGGAAGCAGAGCCGGCGAAAAAAATATTTTCGTTTGTCGGATGAATAATAAGCGATGTAATTCTCCCGCCAATGTTTGTTGGTCCGGCAAGCGTCCACATTCCTGACGTTTTTTTATTTGCAAAGCGTGTGTTCATTTCGCTTTTTGCGTTTTCCAAAACTTGGAAAGGAATATCTTCGCGCGGAAAACTTCGTTGTGTAATAAACCAATCGTTATCGAGGTTTTCCTGTTCTTTAAAAAATCCGTTATCGTTGTTATGGTGATACGTTATAAAAAAATATGCAATGAAAAACGGAAGAGAAAGAGAAATTGCAAATGCGAATTTGGGCTTCATAAAAAAACGGATACCGAATAATGAAAAAGTTGCATCAACATAGTTAAAACAAGTGTTTGAAAAAAAAACTTCACGGGTTCCGCAAGTATTGAATGTTTAACTTCTGTATTTTCTACTTCGCAAAACTATCCGAATCCGTCCAATTCGAAAACGACTATTGGCTTTTGGCTGTAGGCAGTTAGTAAAGTATTCGGCATTCTTGGGGGAGAAATGGCAACGCTTTTAAATAACGAAACGCAAGAAGCAAGGAAACATAAATAGTAATAAAAAGAGGTAAGATATTTTAGTGAATCTTTGAGAATCTCGAGAATAGATGTACCAAATATTTTTTTTGCCGTGATATGAATCAATAGAATTTCTATTATGAATTTCCTATTTTTTACAAGAATTATATATCATCTTTTTCACAAGAGTATTTTATGCGTATTCAAAACTATCTAAAAATATGTTTGGGTCTTTCAATGTTAATTACAATGTCTGTTTTTTCCCAAACTTCAACATCGTGGATTGGAGGAAGCACGAATTGGAGCACTTCGTCTAACTGGACAAACGGCGTTCCCAATTCGGCGGTAGATGCGATTATTGGAGATGCAAGTTTTACAGGTTCCAATCAACCGAACTTAAGCGCGTCCTCATCGTGTAAATCGCTAACTATTGGCAATGGAACGAAAACTTCAACTCTTACATTAGACCAAACGCTTACGGTTTCCGGAAATGTGTTAATAGGAACAAATGGTACAATTAATCATTCCAACGGTGTAACGTTTTCGTTATCAGGCGATTGGACAAAGTACGGAAACTATACTACGTTGAGTACCAGCGACCAAGTAACGTTTAACGGAACAACACAATCCATAAACGGCGGAACGGCGTTTCGAAAACTTACAATCAATGCAGGAAGCACGGTTACGTTGAACGCGAACATTTCTGCGTCAAGAGCCGTGGCGATAAGCGGAACATTCAATCCGAATGAATCTCCAACATATTTGTTCACGGGAAGCAATACATTGACCGTGAACAACGGTGGAAAACTTCTTGTCAAAGCGGAATTGTACTCACAAAATTTTACAGGATTTTCCGGGACAACATTTAATACAGGAAGCACTGTTGAATACGCTTCAACAACAACAAACCAAACAATAAGCAGTTCATACACGTATTCAACACTTCGAATCAGCGGCGCAACAACAAAATCGTTAAGCGCAAACCTCAACGCACTTTCTTCGGTAAATTCTTCCGACGGAAATATCGTCGTTACGGAAGGAACATTCGACCTTTCTTCGTACACAGCCAACAGAGGAACAACGGTTGCCGGCGGAACTCTTACTGTCTCCAATGGAGCAACTCTGAAAGTTGCGGGAACAAAGTCTCTTCCTTCCAATTACGCAACACATTCGTTTGGGGGAACCAGCACGGTTGAATACTCCGGAGCGGACCAAACAATTGATTTAGAATCATTCGGAAATTTATCCTTAAGCAGCAGTGGAGGTTCGGCAATAAAAACGCTTCCTTCGACATCAATGACAATTGGCGGAAATTTTTCGACAAGTATTGGAGGCGGAACAAGCGTATCAGTAATAGCAAATGCGGCTCTAACGATAAACGGAAATGTGTCTCTCGGTTCTTCCACAACTTTTGATGGCAGTTCTTTCACGCATAATATTATAGGGAACTGGACGAACAATGGAACATTTACGGGAAATACGAGCACGATAAATTTTTCCGGAACGAATGCAGTAATTAGCGGAACAGGGAATAATAATTTCAATAATGTCGTAATTTCCGGAAACGGGGTAACTTCAAATTCGGTAACGAATATAAATATTGATGGAAATATTTCCACAAGCGGCACAGGAACATTTTCTCACGCTGCTGGTGACGGAATTCTTACAATGTCCGGCGCATCAAAAACAATTTCCGGAACAGGAATTACGTTTGGAAATCTTACCATCACTAATTCGGTTACGACAACAACCTCATTTTCTATTGCAGGAAACTTCGTTGTGAACGGAACGTTTTCTGCCTCCTTAGGAACAATGACGATAAGTGGGAGTTCAAAATCAATTAGCGGAAGCGGAACAATTACAATGAATGCAATCAATGTTACGGGAACGATTTCTACATCGGCAAGTTTTTCACTCAATTCGTATCTCACGGTGAGTGGTTCTCTCTCCGCAACATCGGGCGCCGTTACGTTTTCTGGAACAACAACTCTTTCGGGAACGGCAAATCTTTTCAATGTTATTTTAAACGGTACAAAACTTCAACTTGGAACCGGATCTGTGTTGGGAGTTGCGGGAAGTTTAACATTGAGCGCGGGAACTTTCGACGTTACCTCTACGACACCAAATACGGTTGATTTCAACTCGACTTCTTCGCAATCAGTGATTGGAACGACATACAACAACGTAAGTTTTTCTGGGAACGCGACAAAAACCGCAGGAAGCGCATTGACGGTGAACGGAGATATTTCGATAAATGCCGGAGCAACATTTAATGCGAGTTTCTATACGCATTCCTTGTATGGAAACTGGACAAACAACGGCACATTTACCGCAAGCACAAGCACGATTCAATTTGTTGGAGGAAACGACGCTGCAATTTCCGGCGCTTCAACATTCAATATTCTTACGGAAAACAAAAATTCTTCTTCAAACAATATTTTATTAAACAGCAACGTATCCGTAGCAACACTCAATATGACCTCGGGAAAAATGACTACGGGAAACAATGCAGTAACCATTACCACGACAAGAACCGGCGGAGGAATAATTTTGGGAACGATTTCACGAACGCATATTTTTTCGAACGGAACTTCGTATGCGTTTGAAGGTCCGTTCAATACGATAACTTTTGCAAGCGGCGGCGCGGGAATTTCTTCGGTAAGCGTTACTGTTACGAGTGGCGCCGTGAGTGATTTTCCGTTTGGCGGTTCTGTTAATCGTGAATATAATGTGAGCGTTACGGGAGGAGCATACAACGCAACATTACGCTTACACTATGATGATGCGGAGTTAAACGGCAATTCCGAAACTGCAATGTCATTATGGAAGTATTCCGGCTCATGGTCAAGCTCGGGAAAAACATCCAACAGTTCAACGGATAATTGGGTTGAACTCAATAGTTTAACGAACATTGGAACACGTTGGACATTATCGGAAGACGTCAATGCGGCGAGATGGAACGGTTCGGTAAGTTCTGCATGGGAAAATGTTTCAAACTGGACTGCAGTACAAGGAGTGCCGTCGCTTCCCCCTTCGGCAAATGATATTGCGCAGTTGGGAACGGTATCATTTGTCAATCAACCGATTATCAGTTCTGCTGTTTCCGTGAAGAGTATAAAATTCGGAAGCGTACAAGCAGCCGTTCTTTCAGTAAATTCCGGTTCACTAACTACTTCGGGAAATATTGGCGGAACGTGGAGCGCCGATGCAGCACATACTATCAGCATCGGTGCGCAATCTATGTCAATTGGCGGAGATATAGATTTGAGTGATGGAACAACCGGTCGAACAATCAGTTTAAGCGCAAGCACAGGAACAATAACAATTTCCGGTTCGCTTACGCAATCGGGAGGAGCAGTGGTTTCGTTCACGGGCGCAGGAAATTTGAATATCGGAAGCAACTATAATTTTTCCAACGGAACTTTTTCTGCGAATACCAGCACTGTAACCTATAATGGTGCAGGTACGCAAACAGTGGCGCCGGTAACATATTATCATCTAACTTTTGATAAAACACTCGGAACAGCAACGCTTTCGTCATCAGCGTCGGTGAATGGGAATTTTACTCTTTCTACCAATGGTACTTTTGAAGCAAATGCAAATCTCATCATCGCAGGAAATGTATCCATTGGCGCTGGCACTACGATGAATGGGAATGGTTCTACTATTTCGGTTGGCGGGGATTGGACAAACAACGGAACATTTACTGCAAGTACGGGAACTGTTGTTTTTAACGGAAGCAGCAGTCAAGCAGTTTCTACAACAACATTCAATAATCTTACTGTGAATAAAACCGCTGGAATACTTTCTCCTTCGGGAAATTTAACCGTGAATGGTGATTTTTCATTTTCTAACGGAACAGTTAACCTTGCCTCGTATTCTCTCTCCAGAAGTTCCATTGGCGGCACATTTTCTCTTGCTTCGGGAACAACTTTGAACGTCGGGGGCGCGAATAATTTTCCTTCCAATTTTGCAACGAATAGTTTAGCAAGTTCAAGCACGGTGGAATACAACAGCACAGTTTCGCAATCCGTTGCGGCTATGACGTATGGAAATCTTTCGTTTTCCAATGGTGGAAGCAATGCAAAAACATTATTGGGATCTTCGACCGTTGCAGGTAACTTTGTGATAAACTCCGGAGCATCGTTCAATGCAGGTTCGTATTCGCTTTCAATACAGGGAAACTGGTCAAATAACGGAACGTTTACACCATCAACAAGTAGTATTGCGCTTAGCGGAACTTCGAAAACATTGAATGGAAATTCTACGTTCAACAATTTAAATGTTACTGGAGTTTATACTGCTACGGATAACGTTACCGTGAACGGAACAATGGATAATGACGGAACATTTACGACGGGAAATACAACGTTTGTTTCATCGGGAGATTTTTTAAATTCCGGCAATTTTTCGAACAGCGGAACCGTTACGTTTTCTGGCACTAATGCGCAAACGATTGTCTTAAATTCCGGTTTCACAAGTTCCGGAACAGTTAATTTTAACGGAACAAGCGCGCCCACGATGAGTGGAACATCTTCGCCAAATTTAACAAACGTCAACATCAATAACACCAGCGGCGTTGCTGTCGAAGTGAATTGGACTATTGGCGGTAATTTTTCTGTTGGAAGCGGAACAACATTTTCCGGCGGAAGTTCATCGCACACGTTTCAAAGTAATTTTACGAACAACGGAACAGTAACAAGTAATGGAACAATCAATTTTTCGCCCACGGGTTCGGTAACGCTTACACTTTTGGGAACTTCTTTTTCTAGCGCGGGAACTGTTAATTTCTCAGGAATAGGATTAATCGCATTAACCGGGGGAAATCCGAATTTCGCACAAGTCAATGTTTCCAACACGAATATTTCAGGCATCGTACTTGTTTCCAATTGGAACGCAAGCGGAAGTGTAACGATTGAAAACGGTGCGTTGTTGAATGCCGGCTCCAATTTAACGCATACGATTTCCGGAAATTTCACGAACAACGGAACATTTACCGCAAATTCTTCTACGATTGTCTTAAACAGCGGAACAAGCGCAAATATTACCGGAACAAGCACAACAACGTTTAATAACATAACGATTGCAGGAGCGATTGATGCCGTTGTTGATTTCAATGTCGTTGGAAATTTTACGAACAATGGAACGTTTAATGCTGCCGGAACTACCGTTACGTTTTCTGGTTCTTCTCCTTCAATCATTTCGGGAAGCACTTCTCCGACGCAGTTTTACAATCTTGATATTTCAAAAA harbors:
- a CDS encoding GDP-mannose 4,6-dehydratase, with the protein product MVKTALITGISGQDGSYLAELLLHKNYTVYGMVRHDITEKFERIEHIRDKLILRKADLLDQLSIIRLLEEANPDEIYNLASHSFVPTSWTQPILSADFNAISVTKMLEAVRLVNKKIRFYQASSSEMFGNVHDVPQNERTPFSPRTLYGAAKAYGHFVTVNYRENYNLFAVSGILYNHESPRRGLEFVTRKITNGVARIKCGLDDNIVLGNLSAERDWGFAGDYVEAMWLMLQQETPQDYVIATGVSHSVKDFCEIAFHRVGLEMHNHVVSDPKFFRKTDTFRLLGNASQAFTNLGWNAKTSFENLVIMMVDADCERIKKQLI
- a CDS encoding T9SS type A sorting domain-containing protein; protein product: MLYRYLLFVLVLFSGIKLFAQEAERSPFKPTDIPISSSQFSEEQWDVQFDYDLQALSGLGSAGAEYAGDIFYVTKWNRNMFLRFASDGTFIDSLPLGNYSGATGVRDLAWDGQYLYGGIAAGNMIAVIDPTIMSVISTITTSVASIRSIAYDQIRDGFWVSGWNDALTCVSRTGTVIATMTNVLTAKYGSAYDPYTPEGPFLWVWDQSQGQGFPQLIHQFDLTTLQATGVTFDIKTKITTAGANAIAGGLFITKGLAMGKATLGGVFQGAPDRLFGLELANTESGPLNPFVINSPEAGITVTTFPGSHDDITFAWDTAAAGATYNWVFGTALPQRLLTQFSSTNSLTMTLGELDEILNDAGVAQGESLVGSWDIWAYRNNAENDSLKSTNGPRAITLKRELPTLSPFNLYSPPSGATLVTSSNNSSTVMINWGSSGPGVMYQWKFGIPSIATPVFTMISNNDGLDTMMTMKNYEVDATLASFGLNPGDSVIGQWAVWGYAGNDSLKSAQTFDLTLKRQGRGEVLVTYDSTITDSRTSLDSVTAVLARYGITYEIMNRGTISSTISFSLRDFKKVIWLGENTSTASAVQRDSIKAYLSGGTSGMKSKLIVFSEDIGWQHGRPGSSNLDLDFLNNYLGVDYLADRPTSGANQGLVGVEINSGIADSTIGVYPEVLGPYIGTNWVPLYQFRGLDSLNAIGNLTDNFTVATFGVDISSLRPAIDSPPGSPVERFVIGALNFVDGIVGVRDNNSSAPSQYVLLQNYPNPFNPATKIQYSLAGTQLVTLKIYDILGREIRTLINKTQDAGYYTIEFDASNLPSGTYIYKLSAGSFVSTQKMMLVK
- a CDS encoding T9SS type A sorting domain-containing protein, encoding MKPKFAFAISLSLPFFIAYFFITYHHNNDNGFFKEQENLDNDWFITQRSFPREDIPFQVLENAKSEMNTRFANKKTSGMWTLAGPTNIGGRITSLIIHPTNENIFFAGSASGGVWKTTDNGNTWTNIFNEHFSIGALSFDPTNPNCIYVGTGEANPAGVATYPGNGVWKTTNGGETWANIGLESTGHIGKIVVNPNYPQEIFVAALGLYRGKTQERGVFKSSNGGANWNRVLFLNDTTGATDIVFHPMNSSRMFAAMWTRYRTPRYSVISGVASGLFLSTNGGENWTQVTAGFPNNDENLGRISLAISSSNPNTIFALVADGVNVKGVYKSTNGGNDWHQVNDGAEMFESQVWYNNIIVVHPTNANVVWLGMTSFYKSTNGGTSFSDILSFDVHVDQHAMEYAPSNPNKIVLGNDGGIFVSTNGGTSWNKSLNLPITQFYAGTIDFQFSNKLLGGTQDNGTLRTSNSTHSSWSEIYGGDGFYCLVDPTDSNFVYAEYQNGGLGFSTDGGNSFEDGTNGIGANDRFNWSTPIAMDLQHPKTLYVGTQRVYRTKDNMQNWTAISGDLTYGNGGRVGTISTIDVSQTDSNVIYVGTDDSRVWVTTNGGTNWVNIDDSLPNRWATRVSVDPESANIAYVTLSGFNVYDFGGHIFRTTNFGATWSNIGESLPDIPINDVIVDEQNRSHLYIATDLNVMFTTNVGETWNILGENFPDVSVHDLTLHSPTRKLVAFTHGRSAFSYNIIMGAQEISNNIPSAVSLSQNYPNPFNPKTTIGFSMLAISNVTLKVFDILGREMATLLNNETKEAGKHEVEFDASALTSGMYVYRIFVTQHGKLCNTETKKFVVLK
- a CDS encoding class I SAM-dependent methyltransferase; translated protein: MSEKNISCILCSSCSIHQIPFGYKFKKKWLQAMKCKQCGMIFIHPQPTSQELVELYSRDYFERGEYRCGHAGNCFEEEGERIISHELLEKISRQQPRGTFLDVGCASGHLLNAVREKGYETYGVELSDEAAQNARNKFGLNVITGDVLSANYEQNFFDTVFIGDVLEHIPNPVSVMKEIHRISKPNARVIILCPTQTNTLFSRFGFFAYRILRKNATVNLPPYHLLEFRPTSIKYLLIQNGFTVVEIQSTAMKPSEIALRNSLLHNLAKKFFQYPNYVLTRTLNVFGDRITMIAQKNNSE